The Actinomyces sp. oral taxon 414 genome has a segment encoding these proteins:
- a CDS encoding twin-arginine translocase TatA/TatE family subunit, with product MFGISGSEFLVLLLVVIVVVGPRRLPEYTRRLTQLVRRLRLFLDNAKEQIAQEVGPELGELNLEDLNPRNYDPRKIVRDALGEDLDAIRRDLSSPFQSAVSTAERAGDEAVAAVRGAKPLSAMIDAEAGRAREAGSVSAAAPEVRAETATPEPAAPEPAAAPTAPEPARVPSSLVADRPAAPARPVSPRDIVRAARAAARTRPEAAVAVVDA from the coding sequence GTGTTTGGCATTTCGGGCTCCGAGTTCCTCGTGCTGCTCCTGGTCGTCATTGTCGTCGTGGGGCCCCGGCGCCTGCCGGAGTACACGCGCCGGCTCACCCAGCTGGTGCGCCGGCTGCGCCTGTTCCTCGACAACGCCAAGGAGCAGATCGCCCAGGAGGTGGGCCCCGAGCTCGGGGAGCTCAACCTGGAGGATCTCAACCCGCGCAATTACGATCCCCGCAAGATTGTGCGCGACGCGCTCGGCGAGGATCTCGACGCCATTCGCCGGGACCTGTCCAGCCCCTTCCAGTCCGCCGTGTCCACCGCTGAAAGGGCCGGCGACGAGGCCGTGGCGGCCGTGCGCGGCGCCAAGCCGCTGTCGGCGATGATCGACGCCGAGGCCGGGCGGGCCCGCGAGGCCGGGTCGGTGTCCGCGGCCGCCCCGGAGGTGCGGGCCGAGACCGCCACGCCGGAGCCGGCCGCCCCGGAGCCGGCCGCGGCTCCGACCGCCCCGGAGCCGGCCCGGGTGCCCTCGAGCCTGGTCGCCGATCGGCCCGCCGCGCCCGCCCGCCCGGTATCCCCGCGCGATATCGTGCGTGCCGCCCGCGCCGCCGCGCGCACCCGGCCCGAGGCCGCCGTCGCCGTCGTCGACGCCTGA